A window from Manduca sexta isolate Smith_Timp_Sample1 chromosome 24, JHU_Msex_v1.0, whole genome shotgun sequence encodes these proteins:
- the LOC115446670 gene encoding coiled-coil domain-containing protein 170 isoform X1 produces MEDDKVSEEAENWKLYETLHTKSPTEMEGDSGNDIITTLRSDLAGLQYKRDKLISENSDLKNQMLSRDQRVFEQQVEIDHLREQNARQNAIISSLKKKIQDLEELHRNLQAAQGRSDLTVQTLQRDNRYSEEKIKDLEKKLRSLELECHNEEQQKENARCQFHDLIRRLSAALDADFCDSTHTHSPESLIIKAAELVQEITRLKNKCMNTMENLSSLEQDLRSCRDALERSNADKEILQRQLSSQLLDIERLKQEKESLAVQNRVIERELHEARDKLTHCTKNLNVVTDNVNQNESMIVQLKEDLRHRDEKYQRLQAEFRNTMESIAILLSLPTRFVEAHESTIKDRIREILSDNKDKSVQIDALRDKLGMESQQLGRTAHLHDQATTRVRILEDERNMLEAKVHKLESELNALELSRESLRKDKANFVAFLERLSRTLNMDELTQDVGIELHTESIMHRAEQLARLESDKIVDKLLYYGYYGTLPRLRRERSFHDLPYLKETAVVYQLQRRIKILREQLQRKDLHLDLLRRKLSVQDESSRVRAVLQAERDEAVSRNKKLARQCDKLAVQLGDARAQLRDLNAQLADAAEYKITSLERARKIEELQKKLDESEILRSRYNRKVCVLKDQVRATGETFEQERTTTEHQINILRDDLARTKEALAECQRREAQLQSFRNSIAKLLGILVPASVSDFEMVSRLQKLIDAHHDFTVVSRRYDDPTLLRASSRSPPPSRCRTRTPDRSLRYDDSGYADPAFDLEDDLYKGRAAL; encoded by the exons ATGGAAGGTGATTCTGGAAATGACATAATCACTACCTTGAGAAGTGATCTCGCGGGCCTACAATACAAGAGAGATAAATTAATATCTGAA AATAGTGACTTAAAAAACCAAATGTTGTCACGAGATCAAAGAGTGTTTGAACAGCAAGTGGAAATAGATCATCTACGCGAACAAAATGCTCGCCAAAATGCTATCATATCATCTCTCAAAAAAAAGATTCAAGATCTTGAAGAGTTACACCGAAATCTTCAAGCGGCACAAGGGCGCAGTGACCTGACAGTACAAACTTTACAAAGAGATAATAGATATAGcgaagaaaaaattaaagatttagAAAAGAAGTTACGTTCCCTTGAACTAGAATGTCATAATGAGGaacaacaaaaagaaaatgcGCGATGCCAGTTCCATGATTTAATTCGAAGGCTATCTGCCGCACTAGATGCTGATTTCTGCGATTCTACACATACTCACTCGCCGGAAAGCCTTATAATTAAAGCCGCGGAATTAGTTCAGGAAATAACTCGCCTAAAGAACAAATGCATGAATACAATGGAAAATCTCTCATCCTTAGAGCAAGACTTACGAAGTTGTAGAGATGCTTTAGAAAGATCTAATGCAGACAAGGAAATATTACAAAGACAGCTTTCCTCGCAACTTCTCGATATCGAAAGGTTGAAACAGGAGAAAGAATCATTAGCGGTGCAGAATCGGGTCATTGAACGTGAGTTACACGAAGCCAGAGACAAATTAACACATTGCACAAAAAATTTAAACGTGGTGACCGATAATGTAAATCAGAATGAATCTATGATAGTTCAATTAAaag agGATTTAAGGCATCGAGATGAAAAGTATCAGCGACTACAAGCTGAATTCCGCAACACAATGGAGTCCATAGCTATCCTTCTTAGCTTGCCAACAAGATTTGTAGAAGCACATGAAAGTACGATTAAAGACCGTATACGAGAAATTTTGAGTGATAATAAAGATAAATCAGTG caaataGACGCTCTACGTGATAAATTGGGAATGGAATCCCAACAACTGGGCAGAACTGCACACTTACACGATCAAGCGACGACGCGAGTTCGCATCCTAGAAGATGAAAGAAATATGCTCGAGGCAAAAGTACACAAGTTAGAATCGGAACTCAATGCTTTGGAACTCTCCAGAGAAAGTCTTCGGAAAGACAAGGCCAAC TTTGTAGCATTCCTGGAGCGTCTAAGCAGAACGCTAAATATGGATGAGTTGACTCAAGATGTCGGCATAGAATTGCACACTGAATCCATTATGCACCGCGCCGAGCAGTTAGCGAGACTTGAGAGCGATAAAATTGTTGACAAG CTGCTATATTACGGATACTATGGCACACTACCGCGGCTGCGCAGAGAGCGATCTTTCCATGATTTGCCCTATCTAAAAGAA ACAGCTGTAGTGTATCAATTACAGAGACGAATAAAAATCCTGAGGGAGCAGCTGCAAAGAAAAGACTTACACCTGGACTTACTGCGCCGCAAACTGAGTGTGCAA GACGAAAGTTCTCGCGTGCGCGCAGTGCTGCAGGCAGAGCGGGATGAAGCAGTGTCGCGCAACAAAAAGCTGGCACGCCAGTGCGACAAGCTGGCCGTGCAGCTCGGTGATGCGCGCGCGCAACTACGAGACCTTAATGCACAGCTCGCAGACGCTGCTGAGTACAAG ATCACGTCATTGGAACGAGCACGGAAAATAGAAGAATTGCAGAAGAAATTGGACGAATCGGAGATATTGCGCTCTCGGTACAACCGCAAGGTCTGCGTACTAAAGGACCAGGTCCGCGCCACGGGAGAAACATTTGAACAAGAGAGGACTACTACTGAGCACCAGATAAACATATTGCGAGATGACCTTGCCAGGACGAAGGAAGCGCTCGCCGAATGTCAACGGAGAGAAGCGCAACTGCAGAGTTTTAG GAACTCAATTGCTAAACTACTTGGAATTTTGGTGCCGGCGTCGGTGTCTGATTTCGAGATGGTCTCCCGGCTGCAGAAGCTTATAGATGCCCACCACGACTTCACTGTCGTATCGCGACGGTATGACGACCCAACATTGCTGCGTGCTTCCTCCCGGTCACCACCACCATCGCGATGCAGGACCAGGACGCCAGATAg ATCCCTACGTTACGATGACTCTGGGTATGCTGATCCCGCCTTCGATCTTGAGGATGACTTGTACAAAGGCCGTGCGGCCTTGTGA
- the LOC115446676 gene encoding LOW QUALITY PROTEIN: uncharacterized protein LOC115446676 (The sequence of the model RefSeq protein was modified relative to this genomic sequence to represent the inferred CDS: inserted 1 base in 1 codon; deleted 1 base in 1 codon) translates to MNYNLSWILFLMLQFTIVILHPVHNQRGADIDHIGKISPAEDTIPKQEGAFHHQNERVISVRITSSVAVGRTKDKTQTNLKNNGKSVTHESNVTPTSEPIDISEYSKNKMTDIPPDLAGANIEFIKQLNAKKEAKEHNLENIHPFKLVINNQRYNTDDEILEESTSLYDDIDEVENLENVPLERKIPSSVNANHVSEKSEPPQPQDSNESYVIKHDEKIEKNYRINNDTIKDIQNGKRKLDISNISKDRQSDSRVPADEESENFKIDDELYIGDNYEDNNSNQTFDSTAESSLKSVIEVTTKLIDDADAEPQVEQVVSSNQNYLQEFRNKPLNGRGNIPRLTTVSFNIVHDNVKGAENYDEQTTYRNPTHSLAQPVQNYEQPXIYSEPARIYSEPAKFYSEPAKIYSEPAKIYSEPAKIYSEPAKIYSEPAKFYSEPASLHLSPSATPNFTPWQHYSQSAGTTTINTTPVTMITNPSMSRSMPKVDLEPEKNYEVDEKLSIVTNGRSHGVQESTTEKCKQDNCKVGYVVEGRQYKKYRVEERTSDGFIVGEYGVVRNEDGALRGVRYTADSDASPRLIYDALMKFLQLR, encoded by the exons ATGAATTACAACTTATCATGGATTTTATTCTTG ATGCTACAATTCACAATCGTGATACTGCACCCTGTTCACAATCAACGAGGTGCAGATATCGACCACATTGGAAAGATTTCGCCTGCCGAAGATACTATACCAAAACAAGAAGGCGCTTTCCATCATCAAAACGAACGAGTCATATCTGTCAGAATAACATCATCGGTTGCTGTAGGACGAACGAAAGATAAAACACAGACAAATCTAAAAAACAATGGCAAGTCTGTGACTCATGAAAGCAATGTTACACCGACTTCAGAACCCATAGATATAAGCGaatattctaaaaacaaaatgacTGATATACCTCCAGATTTAGCAGGTGCTAATATAGAATTCATTAAACAACTTAATGCAAAAAAAGAAGCAAAAGAACACAACTTAGAAAACATACATCcgtttaaattagtaattaataatcaacGTTATAACACAGATGACGAAATTCTCGAAGAATCTACTTCTTTATATGATGACATTGACGAAGTAGAAAATTTAGAAAATGTTCCCCTTGAACGAAAGATACCATCGTCTGTCAATGCTAATCACGTAAGTGAAAAGTCTGAACCTCCTCAACCGCAGGACTCAAATGAATCATACGTGATAAAACATGAcgaaaaaattgaaaaaaattatagaattaatAATGATACCATAAAAGACATACAAAACGGAAAAAGAAAGTTAGATATCAGCAATATAAGTAAAGATAGGCAAAGTGATAGTCGTGTCCCCGCTGACGAAGAATCTGAAAACTTTAAAATAGACGATGAACTCTATATTGGTGATAATTACGAAGACAATAATTCTAACCAAACGTTTGACTCTACAGCAGAATCATCTCTTAAATCTGTAATAGAAGTAACGACAAAATTAATTGATGATGCAGATGCAGAACCACAAGTTGAACAAGTAGTATCATCTAATCAAAACTACTTAcaagaatttagaaataaaCCTTTAAATGGAAGAGGGAATATTCCCAGACTAACAACGGTTAGTTTTAATATAGTTCATGATAATGTCAAGGGGGCGGAAAATTATGATGAACAAACAACATATAGAAATCCAACACACTCCCTCGCTCAGCCTGTGCAAAATTATGAACAAC AAATTTACAGTGAACCTGCGCGTATATATAGTGAACCTGCAAAGTTTTATAGTGAACCTGCTAAAATATATAGCGAACCTGCTAAAATATATAGTGAACCTGCTAAAATATATAGTGAGCCTGCAAAAATTTATAGCGAACCCGCCAAATTCTATAGTGAACCCGCTTCCCTGCATCTG AGTCCAAGCGCTACCCCAAATTTTACACCGTGGCAACATTATTCACAGTCTGCAGGTACCACAACCATTAACACTACACCCGTTACGATGATTACAAATCCATCCATGTCACGAAGTATGCCAAAAGTGGATCTTGAACCGGAAAAAAATTACGAAGTGGACGAGAAACTCAGCATCGTAACTAATGGACGTAGTCATGGTGTCCAAGAGTCAACTACGGAGAAGTGCAAACAAGACAATTGCAAAGTGGGATACGTAGTGGAAGGTcggcaatataaaaaatacagagtGGAAGAAAGGACGTCAGACGGATTTATAGTTGGGGAATACGGTGTTGTGAGGAATGAAGACGGAGCTCTCCGGGGTGTCAGATATACAGCCGATAGCGACGCTAGTCCTCGTCTCATATACGATGCGCTTATGAAGTTCCTACAGCTCAGATAA
- the LOC115446670 gene encoding coiled-coil domain-containing protein 170 isoform X2, producing MEDDKVSEEAENWKLYETLHTKSPTEMEGDSGNDIITTLRSDLAGLQYKRDKLISENSDLKNQMLSRDQRVFEQQVEIDHLREQNARQNAIISSLKKKIQDLEELHRNLQAAQGRSDLTVQTLQRDNRYSEEKIKDLEKKLRSLELECHNEEQQKENARCQFHDLIRRLSAALDADFCDSTHTHSPESLIIKAAELVQEITRLKNKCMNTMENLSSLEQDLRSCRDALERSNADKEILQRQLSSQLLDIERLKQEKESLAVQNRVIERELHEARDKLTHCTKNLNVVTDNVNQNESMIVQLKEDLRHRDEKYQRLQAEFRNTMESIAILLSLPTRFVEAHESTIKDRIREILSDNKDKSVQIDALRDKLGMESQQLGRTAHLHDQATTRVRILEDERNMLEAKVHKLESELNALELSRESLRKDKANFVAFLERLSRTLNMDELTQDVGIELHTESIMHRAEQLARLESDKIVDKTAVVYQLQRRIKILREQLQRKDLHLDLLRRKLSVQDESSRVRAVLQAERDEAVSRNKKLARQCDKLAVQLGDARAQLRDLNAQLADAAEYKITSLERARKIEELQKKLDESEILRSRYNRKVCVLKDQVRATGETFEQERTTTEHQINILRDDLARTKEALAECQRREAQLQSFRNSIAKLLGILVPASVSDFEMVSRLQKLIDAHHDFTVVSRRYDDPTLLRASSRSPPPSRCRTRTPDRSLRYDDSGYADPAFDLEDDLYKGRAAL from the exons ATGGAAGGTGATTCTGGAAATGACATAATCACTACCTTGAGAAGTGATCTCGCGGGCCTACAATACAAGAGAGATAAATTAATATCTGAA AATAGTGACTTAAAAAACCAAATGTTGTCACGAGATCAAAGAGTGTTTGAACAGCAAGTGGAAATAGATCATCTACGCGAACAAAATGCTCGCCAAAATGCTATCATATCATCTCTCAAAAAAAAGATTCAAGATCTTGAAGAGTTACACCGAAATCTTCAAGCGGCACAAGGGCGCAGTGACCTGACAGTACAAACTTTACAAAGAGATAATAGATATAGcgaagaaaaaattaaagatttagAAAAGAAGTTACGTTCCCTTGAACTAGAATGTCATAATGAGGaacaacaaaaagaaaatgcGCGATGCCAGTTCCATGATTTAATTCGAAGGCTATCTGCCGCACTAGATGCTGATTTCTGCGATTCTACACATACTCACTCGCCGGAAAGCCTTATAATTAAAGCCGCGGAATTAGTTCAGGAAATAACTCGCCTAAAGAACAAATGCATGAATACAATGGAAAATCTCTCATCCTTAGAGCAAGACTTACGAAGTTGTAGAGATGCTTTAGAAAGATCTAATGCAGACAAGGAAATATTACAAAGACAGCTTTCCTCGCAACTTCTCGATATCGAAAGGTTGAAACAGGAGAAAGAATCATTAGCGGTGCAGAATCGGGTCATTGAACGTGAGTTACACGAAGCCAGAGACAAATTAACACATTGCACAAAAAATTTAAACGTGGTGACCGATAATGTAAATCAGAATGAATCTATGATAGTTCAATTAAaag agGATTTAAGGCATCGAGATGAAAAGTATCAGCGACTACAAGCTGAATTCCGCAACACAATGGAGTCCATAGCTATCCTTCTTAGCTTGCCAACAAGATTTGTAGAAGCACATGAAAGTACGATTAAAGACCGTATACGAGAAATTTTGAGTGATAATAAAGATAAATCAGTG caaataGACGCTCTACGTGATAAATTGGGAATGGAATCCCAACAACTGGGCAGAACTGCACACTTACACGATCAAGCGACGACGCGAGTTCGCATCCTAGAAGATGAAAGAAATATGCTCGAGGCAAAAGTACACAAGTTAGAATCGGAACTCAATGCTTTGGAACTCTCCAGAGAAAGTCTTCGGAAAGACAAGGCCAAC TTTGTAGCATTCCTGGAGCGTCTAAGCAGAACGCTAAATATGGATGAGTTGACTCAAGATGTCGGCATAGAATTGCACACTGAATCCATTATGCACCGCGCCGAGCAGTTAGCGAGACTTGAGAGCGATAAAATTGTTGACAAG ACAGCTGTAGTGTATCAATTACAGAGACGAATAAAAATCCTGAGGGAGCAGCTGCAAAGAAAAGACTTACACCTGGACTTACTGCGCCGCAAACTGAGTGTGCAA GACGAAAGTTCTCGCGTGCGCGCAGTGCTGCAGGCAGAGCGGGATGAAGCAGTGTCGCGCAACAAAAAGCTGGCACGCCAGTGCGACAAGCTGGCCGTGCAGCTCGGTGATGCGCGCGCGCAACTACGAGACCTTAATGCACAGCTCGCAGACGCTGCTGAGTACAAG ATCACGTCATTGGAACGAGCACGGAAAATAGAAGAATTGCAGAAGAAATTGGACGAATCGGAGATATTGCGCTCTCGGTACAACCGCAAGGTCTGCGTACTAAAGGACCAGGTCCGCGCCACGGGAGAAACATTTGAACAAGAGAGGACTACTACTGAGCACCAGATAAACATATTGCGAGATGACCTTGCCAGGACGAAGGAAGCGCTCGCCGAATGTCAACGGAGAGAAGCGCAACTGCAGAGTTTTAG GAACTCAATTGCTAAACTACTTGGAATTTTGGTGCCGGCGTCGGTGTCTGATTTCGAGATGGTCTCCCGGCTGCAGAAGCTTATAGATGCCCACCACGACTTCACTGTCGTATCGCGACGGTATGACGACCCAACATTGCTGCGTGCTTCCTCCCGGTCACCACCACCATCGCGATGCAGGACCAGGACGCCAGATAg ATCCCTACGTTACGATGACTCTGGGTATGCTGATCCCGCCTTCGATCTTGAGGATGACTTGTACAAAGGCCGTGCGGCCTTGTGA
- the LOC115446678 gene encoding uncharacterized protein LOC115446678 encodes MTSDIRRVYCSAYLKRVNMADVANFVIIPKMVPHIFCVVLLCSPSLSRNVPRFSDLDEEDQHLFRAAYDTPSYDNEEYQEEEDFSLGKLDLLKNGMWAIKAKLKELKAFDKALAANMLSTKLKLKELIENHLLPLKKHKETIEKKKPYYNYQIPTYPPYEPQYNGPHYGPPPHGHDPYYGH; translated from the exons ATGACATCTGATATCCGTCGTGTATATTGCAGTGCATATTTGAAAAGAGTTAACATGGCCGATGTCgcaaattttgtaataatccCTAAAATGGTCCCGCATATATTTTGCGTTGTCTTGTTATGCAGTCCAT CACTGTCAAGGAACGTCCCTCGCTTCAGTGATCTCGATGAAGAAGACCAACATTTATTCAGAGCTGCATATGATACGCCATCTTATGATAATGAGGAATACCAAGAAGAAGAGGATTTTTCATTAGGCAAGCTGGATTTGCTTAAAAATGGCATGTGGGCTATCAAGGCAAAACTAAAAGAGTTAAAAGCTTTTGATAAGGCTTTGGCTGCGAACATGTTATCCACAAAGCTGAAATTAAAGGAATTAATAGAAAATCATTTGCTACCCCTAAAGAAGCATAAAGAAACAATAGAAAAGAAGAAACCGTATTACAATTATCAG attCCAACGTACCCCCCATATGAGCCACAATATAATGGACCACATTACGGACCTCCTCCACATGGCCACGACCCCTACTATGGACATTGA